One part of the Arabidopsis thaliana chromosome 1 sequence genome encodes these proteins:
- the UGT75B1 gene encoding UDP-glucosyltransferase 75B1 — translation MHVQTSKSNSSSIFIYMYIYTYESTDISTRRDTDSCIDTHFSGAKTSRKKMAPPHFLLVTFPAQGHVNPSLRFARRLIKRTGARVTFVTCVSVFHNSMIANHNKVENLSFLTFSDGFDDGGISTYEDRQKRSVNLKVNGDKALSDFIEATKNGDSPVTCLIYTILLNWAPKVARRFQLPSALLWIQPALVFNIYYTHFMGNKSVFELPNLSSLEIRDLPSFLTPSNTNKGAYDAFQEMMEFLIKETKPKILINTFDSLEPEALTAFPNIDMVAVGPLLPTEIFSGSTNKSVKDQSSSYTLWLDSKTESSVIYVSFGTMVELSKKQIEELARALIEGKRPFLWVITDKSNRETKTEGEEETEIEKIAGFRHELEEVGMIVSWCSQIEVLSHRAVGCFVTHCGWSSTLESLVLGVPVVAFPMWSDQPTNAKLLEESWKTGVRVRENKDGLVERGEIRRCLEAVMEEKSVELRENAKKWKRLAMEAGREGGSSDKNMEAFVEDICGESLIQNLCEAEEVKVK, via the coding sequence ATGCATGTGCAGACATCAAAATCCAATTCCtcatctatatttatatatatgtatatatatacatatgaaaGCACAGATATATCCACAAGGAGAGACACAGATTCTTGTATTGATACTCACTTCAGTGGAGCTAAGacaagtagaaaaaaaatggcGCCACCGCATTTTCTACTGGTAACGTTTCCGGCGCAAGGTCACGTGAACCCATCTCTCCGTTTTGCTCGTCGGCTCATCAAAAGAACCGGCGCACGTGTCACTTTCGTCACTTGTGTCTCCGTCTTCCACAACTCCATGATCGCAAACCACAACAAAGTCGaaaatctctctttccttACTTTCTCCGACGGTTTCGACGATGGAGGCATTTCCACCTACGAAGACCGTCAGAAAAGGTCGGTGAATCTCAAGGTTAACGGCGATAAGGCACTATCGGATTTCATCGAAGCTACTAAGAATGGTGACTCTCCCGTGACTTGCTTGATCTACACGATTCTTCTCAATTGGGCTCCAAAAGTAGCACGTAGATTTCAACTTCCCTCCGCTCTTCTCTGGATCCAACCGGCTTTGGTTTTCAACATCTATTACACTCATTTCATGGGAAACAAGTCCGTTTTCGAGTTACCTAATCTGTCTTCTCTGGAAATCAGAGATCTTCCATCTTTCCTCACACCTTCCAACACAAACAAAGGCGCATACGATGCGTTTCAAGAAATGATGGAGTTTCTCataaaagaaaccaaaccgaaaattCTCATCAACACTTTCGATTCGCTGGAACCAGAGGCCTTAACGGCTTTCCCGAATATCGATATGGTGGCGGTTGGTCCTTTACTTCCCACGGAGATTTTCTCAGGAAGCACCAACAAATCAGTTAAAGATCAAAGTAGTAGTTATACACTTTGGCTAGACTCGAAAACAGAGTCCTCTGTTATTTACGTTTCCTTTGGAACAATGGTTGAGTTGTCCAAGAAACAGATAGAGGAACTAGCGAGAGCACTCATAGAAGGGAAACGACCGTTTTTGTGGGTTATAACTGATAAATCCAACAGAGAAACGAAaacagaaggagaagaagagacagagattGAGAAGATAGCTGGATTCAGACACGAGCTTGAAGAGGTTGGGATGATTGTGTCGTGGTGTTCGCAGATAGAGGTTTTAAGTCACCGAGCCGTAGGTTGTTTTGTGACTCATTGTGGGTGGAGCTCGACGCTGGAGAGTTTGGTTCTTGGCGTTCCGGTTGTGGCGTTTCCGATGTGGTCGGATCAACCGACGAACGCGAAGCTACTGGAAGAAAGTTGGAAGACTGGTGTGAGGGTAAGAGAGAACAAGGATGGTTTGGTGGAGAGAGGAGAGATCAGGAGGTGTTTGGAAGCCGTGATGGAGGAGAAGTCGGTGGAGTTGAGGGAAAACGCAAAGAAATGGAAGCGTTTAGCGATGGAAGCGGGTAGAGAAGGAGGATCTTCGGATAAGAACATGGAGGCTTTTGTGGAGGATATTTGTGGAGAATCTCTTATTCAAAACTTGTGTGAAGCAGAGGAGGTAAAAGTAAAGTAA
- the UGT75B1 gene encoding UDP-glucosyltransferase 75B1 (UDP-glucosyltransferase 75B1 (UGT75B1); CONTAINS InterPro DOMAIN/s: UDP-glucuronosyl/UDP-glucosyltransferase (InterPro:IPR002213); BEST Arabidopsis thaliana protein match is: UDP-glucosyl transferase 75B2 (TAIR:AT1G05530.1); Has 7961 Blast hits to 7890 proteins in 509 species: Archae - 0; Bacteria - 579; Metazoa - 2125; Fungi - 39; Plants - 5043; Viruses - 112; Other Eukaryotes - 63 (source: NCBI BLink).): MAPPHFLLVTFPAQGHVNPSLRFARRLIKRTGARVTFVTCVSVFHNSMIANHNKVENLSFLTFSDGFDDGGISTYEDRQKRSVNLKVNGDKALSDFIEATKNGDSPVTCLIYTILLNWAPKVARRFQLPSALLWIQPALVFNIYYTHFMGNKSVFELPNLSSLEIRDLPSFLTPSNTNKGAYDAFQEMMEFLIKETKPKILINTFDSLEPEALTAFPNIDMVAVGPLLPTEIFSGSTNKSVKDQSSSYTLWLDSKTESSVIYVSFGTMVELSKKQIEELARALIEGKRPFLWVITDKSNRETKTEGEEETEIEKIAGFRHELEEVGMIVSWCSQIEVLSHRAVGCFVTHCGWSSTLESLVLGVPVVAFPMWSDQPTNAKLLEESWKTGVRVRENKDGLVERGEIRRCLEAVMEEKSVELRENAKKWKRLAMEAGREGGSSDKNMEAFVEDICGESLIQNLCEAEEVKVK, translated from the coding sequence atggcGCCACCGCATTTTCTACTGGTAACGTTTCCGGCGCAAGGTCACGTGAACCCATCTCTCCGTTTTGCTCGTCGGCTCATCAAAAGAACCGGCGCACGTGTCACTTTCGTCACTTGTGTCTCCGTCTTCCACAACTCCATGATCGCAAACCACAACAAAGTCGaaaatctctctttccttACTTTCTCCGACGGTTTCGACGATGGAGGCATTTCCACCTACGAAGACCGTCAGAAAAGGTCGGTGAATCTCAAGGTTAACGGCGATAAGGCACTATCGGATTTCATCGAAGCTACTAAGAATGGTGACTCTCCCGTGACTTGCTTGATCTACACGATTCTTCTCAATTGGGCTCCAAAAGTAGCACGTAGATTTCAACTTCCCTCCGCTCTTCTCTGGATCCAACCGGCTTTGGTTTTCAACATCTATTACACTCATTTCATGGGAAACAAGTCCGTTTTCGAGTTACCTAATCTGTCTTCTCTGGAAATCAGAGATCTTCCATCTTTCCTCACACCTTCCAACACAAACAAAGGCGCATACGATGCGTTTCAAGAAATGATGGAGTTTCTCataaaagaaaccaaaccgaaaattCTCATCAACACTTTCGATTCGCTGGAACCAGAGGCCTTAACGGCTTTCCCGAATATCGATATGGTGGCGGTTGGTCCTTTACTTCCCACGGAGATTTTCTCAGGAAGCACCAACAAATCAGTTAAAGATCAAAGTAGTAGTTATACACTTTGGCTAGACTCGAAAACAGAGTCCTCTGTTATTTACGTTTCCTTTGGAACAATGGTTGAGTTGTCCAAGAAACAGATAGAGGAACTAGCGAGAGCACTCATAGAAGGGAAACGACCGTTTTTGTGGGTTATAACTGATAAATCCAACAGAGAAACGAAaacagaaggagaagaagagacagagattGAGAAGATAGCTGGATTCAGACACGAGCTTGAAGAGGTTGGGATGATTGTGTCGTGGTGTTCGCAGATAGAGGTTTTAAGTCACCGAGCCGTAGGTTGTTTTGTGACTCATTGTGGGTGGAGCTCGACGCTGGAGAGTTTGGTTCTTGGCGTTCCGGTTGTGGCGTTTCCGATGTGGTCGGATCAACCGACGAACGCGAAGCTACTGGAAGAAAGTTGGAAGACTGGTGTGAGGGTAAGAGAGAACAAGGATGGTTTGGTGGAGAGAGGAGAGATCAGGAGGTGTTTGGAAGCCGTGATGGAGGAGAAGTCGGTGGAGTTGAGGGAAAACGCAAAGAAATGGAAGCGTTTAGCGATGGAAGCGGGTAGAGAAGGAGGATCTTCGGATAAGAACATGGAGGCTTTTGTGGAGGATATTTGTGGAGAATCTCTTATTCAAAACTTGTGTGAAGCAGAGGAGGTAAAAGTAAAGTAA